A genomic window from Flavobacterium johnsoniae includes:
- the pyrH gene encoding UMP kinase, giving the protein MKYKRILLKLSGEALMGDLQYGIDPKRLAEYADEIKQIHDKGVEIAIVIGGGNIFRGVAGASAGMDRVQGDYMGMLATVINGMALQGALEDKGMKTRLQTALKMESIAEPYIKRRADRHLEKGRIVIFGAGTGNPYFTTDTAAVLRGIEINADVILKGTRVDGVYDSDPEKNASAVKFDLITFDDVLKKGLNVMDTTAFTLSQENKLPIVVFDMNKIGNLLKICDGENIGTVVHI; this is encoded by the coding sequence ATGAAATATAAAAGAATTCTTCTAAAACTTAGCGGCGAAGCGCTGATGGGTGATTTACAATACGGTATAGACCCGAAAAGATTAGCCGAATATGCAGATGAAATCAAGCAGATTCACGATAAAGGAGTAGAAATTGCCATCGTTATTGGAGGAGGAAATATATTTAGAGGCGTTGCTGGTGCAAGTGCTGGTATGGACAGAGTTCAAGGAGATTACATGGGAATGCTTGCAACCGTTATTAACGGAATGGCTTTACAAGGCGCTCTTGAAGACAAAGGAATGAAAACACGTCTTCAAACTGCTTTAAAAATGGAATCTATTGCAGAACCATACATTAAAAGAAGAGCAGATCGTCACCTTGAAAAAGGTAGAATTGTAATTTTTGGCGCTGGAACTGGAAATCCTTATTTTACAACTGACACGGCAGCAGTTTTAAGAGGAATTGAAATTAATGCTGATGTTATCCTTAAAGGAACTCGCGTTGATGGCGTTTACGATTCTGATCCAGAGAAAAACGCTTCGGCAGTAAAATTCGACCTTATTACTTTTGATGACGTTCTGAAAAAAGGATTAAATGTGATGGATACAACTGCATTTACTTTAAGCCAGGAAAACAAATTGCCAATCGTTGTTTTTGATATGAATAAAATCGGAAACCTTTTGAAAATTTGTGACGGTGAAAATATCGGAACTGTAGTACATATATAG
- the frr gene encoding ribosome recycling factor: protein MTEEIDFILESTEESMNGTIAHLEKEFLNIRAGKASPAMLGGVFVDYYGSQTPLSQVSKISVPDARTITLQPFEKNMLQAIEKAILIANIGFNPMNNGDMVIISVPPLTEERRRDLAKQAKSEAEDAKIGIRNSRKDANTDIKKLEKEGTSEDVCKSAEEEVQNLTNAYIKKIDELLVAKEAEIMKV from the coding sequence ATGACTGAAGAAATAGACTTTATTTTAGAAAGTACTGAAGAATCAATGAACGGTACTATTGCACACTTAGAGAAAGAATTTCTTAATATTCGTGCAGGAAAAGCTTCTCCAGCTATGCTTGGAGGTGTATTTGTAGATTATTACGGATCTCAAACACCGCTTTCTCAGGTATCTAAAATTAGTGTTCCAGATGCTAGAACAATTACATTACAGCCATTTGAAAAAAATATGCTGCAAGCAATTGAAAAAGCAATCTTAATCGCAAACATTGGTTTTAACCCAATGAATAATGGTGATATGGTAATTATCAGTGTACCGCCATTAACAGAAGAGCGTCGTCGTGATTTAGCGAAACAAGCAAAATCTGAAGCTGAAGATGCTAAAATCGGTATTCGTAATTCTCGTAAAGATGCGAATACAGACATTAAAAAATTAGAAAAAGAAGGAACTTCAGAAGATGTTTGTAAATCTGCAGAAGAAGAAGTTCAAAACTTAACAAACGCTTACATCAAAAAAATTGATGAATTATTGGTTGCAAAAGAAGCCGAAATCATGAAAGTTTAA